From Phocoena sinus isolate mPhoSin1 chromosome 16, mPhoSin1.pri, whole genome shotgun sequence:
ggaagccctgttattcaGTTTTTATCCTCTACTACTTTGTTAGCAATTTACAAGTGGTTACTCTAGAGATTATTTGTACATTCTTGACTACTTATAgtctaataaaaatgatttttaccaCTTTGCTTTTAATGCCAGAATCTTAGAACACTAACTCCATTTATACATCCAAACACCTTTTGAGTCATTGTCATGcattttaatttcacatatattttgaGCCCCTCAAATTGTTTTATATTgctaatattatttatatttacccatatatttaccttttctgttgctctttattctttcctgCAATTACTTGCttcctttaaagattttttacCTCCCATCTGAATCTTTTagtgtttcttttaatttaggtCTCTGGCAATTAAGTCTCTTAGATTTTGTCTGAAcacttattttaccttttttactttgaaaaatgttcAGTCCTTCAGAAATGTTATACCTGTGAACAACCATGAAAATTTTACCTAGATTCACCAGTTAACATTTTcccacatttgttttctttccctatttCTTCTACCTGATCTATTTGGGAGTTAGTTGCAGATATAGTAACATTTCCCCCTAAATATTTAATTCAGTATATAACTCCTAAGAACAGAGCCttctcctacataaccacaatGTAGTTATCACACACATAATTTATCACTGATACACATTACTTCATCCATATTCACATTTCTCCATGTCTCAATAATGTATTCGAtagcattttgttttattttgatttttctttctgtcttcaatCTGGGATCCAATCAAGAATCATGCATTGTTGTATTTAGTTGTAATGTTTTCTTGGTCTGCTTTTATACAGAACTATTTCTTAGCCTTTTTTGGACATTCATGTCAGATATTTTTGAAGTGTAGGCCAATTTTGTAGAATATCCTCAGTTTGAGTTTGTCTTATTGCTTCATCATGATTAGATGCAGGTCAAACATTTTTGGCAGGATATTATGTAGACGACATATTCTTTTCAGTTCAGCTCATCAGGGAGAACTTAATGTCAATTTGtagtattttcattaatttttaaaagaaattttgcatttttagttGATAGTTTATCCAAGACTAGTTTGAGTTTGAAAAACTCCTGGTGAGagaggctttttaattttttaaaatttctctttttattgcatAGAAATCAGAGAACGTTATTTCCACATCTGCTTAATAGAATTTGATTATTTGTGATTTAATGTCACTCTTTATGACTGTCCTGTGTATACTTAAGAAAATGGCTCATTCTCTGTTATCAGGGTAAAAGTTTGATAGCTGTCTGAAAGATTTGACATTATTAAATcgtcctctatttccttattttttgtcaGCCTGCTCTCTCTTAGAATGAGAATAGTGATACGTGAAAATCTGTAATTATTAGTGggtttctgtgtatttttcttttcatctcccaTAGTTTTTGCTTTAAGAAGGTGGTTGTGTGATTTAgtgcataaatattaataactgttgtattttcattatacTGCTAATTCTAGATGTTATAAAATGTTTCATCTCTGACCTTCAGCTTGAATTTTCCTTGCCTGATATCAGGCCCATAACCCTTgatatcttattgttttaatttgctttgtgTACTctttctcatgtctttttttaattaacttttgatttactttgttttaggaagatgttttatatatagcatagagttgttttttgctttgtgaaccaatttgaaattaaaaaaatataccacTTAATCACATTCACATTTATTGGTATGACTTTTAtatttggtctttttaaaaaatatatatttatttacttacggctgtgttgggtcttcgttgctgcgtgtgggctttctctagttgtggcaagtgggtgctactcttcgttgcggtgcacgggcttctcattgtggtgcgcgggcttctcatcgcggtggcttctcttgttgtggagcacgggctctaggtgtgtgggcttcagtagctgtggcacgtgggctcagtagttgtggcacgtgggctctagagcacaggctcagtagttatggctcacggtcttagctgctctgaggcatgtgggatctttccgggccaggactcgaacccgtgtcccctgcattggcaggcagattcttaacaactgagcCACCGGGGACGTCCCTATATTTGGTCCTTAATGtcttattattttgttatatttacagtttttttatggcctgttttgtgtgtgtatgggtatgtGAGTATGTGTTTTTTGGTACTTcagaaggcttttattttttgttctactgTTTAACTTTATAGTAATATCTTTTATCATGTCCTTATTCTGCCTTTTCCATACTTAattgtcttctcttttatttttaaaagatatcttttGACTCCTACTTATTAAGTTATAATCAATGaacttattttactttctctcatctttcttcttccttttttaatatttgcattatttctgctttttaagaTAGTATAACATTTACAAATCATTTTTCTAATCTTGTCCCCACTCTtagttttaggtctttaattaaatatattacatgCTTACTATCAGTCTTTTTACTGAAGTTTACCcgtgctgctgcttcttttttttttttttttttttgcggtacgcgggcctctcactgttgtggcctctcccgctgcggagcacaagctccggacacgcaggctcagtggccacggctcgtgggcctaaccgctccgcggcatgtgggattttcccggaccggggcacgaacccgtgtcccctgcatcggcaggcggactctcaaccactgcgccaccagggaagccccagattttaacctttttaaacattttagattGAGGTAATCCAAATGCCAGTATGTTAACAGAAGtaaccttttcttcctttattaatttttgttaatggGCAGAGAAAATGACCGTGTAAAGAAttatatattctctcttttcttttagcCTAAGAAGCCTGTCAAGGTAAAACCTCGTCCACCTGTAGTTCCTCGACCTTCCAGTAGTTCCACGCCAGCTGCTTGCCACAGATTGTTAAGGGTTCTCCCCCACATTGGGCAGTCTTGTTTACCTTCTTCTGGGAACACATATCTGCCTGACTCGGCCAGCAATGCCATTTCAAGTTTGCCAGCTCTGCCCCCTGCTGATATATCCATATCATCTATCGCTAGTGATTTTATTAAGGAAGACAATAACTGGGAGAGTAACACACAGTCTCATTCCCATAGTGGCTTCAAACTACCACCTCAGATACCCCCTATGGAGTTTGAAAATGACAAAGAGCTTGCTGATTCTGTTCTCCATCTTGGATCATCCCTACCTAGGCAGACAAAAAACTTTTCAGGAAATTTGTCATCTAATAATGAGGATGACACTGTTTTATTTCCAACTTCAGAAGAGTGTGTAACTGAAGAATCGCTTCTACCTGAAGTGGGTTCGTTTGCTTCCTTTACCGAAGGAAATGCTGATGAACAGAGCAGTGGCTTAGAAGGCACACAGAAGATAAATCCAGAATTCTCACTCACTAATGGTGATAAAGGGTTGAAAGCTACAGAGCAGCATCTTAAACATGTTGCAAGAGTGTTGAGTGGTGAATCAGTAGAAACTGCAGTTCTCGACCACCGTGAATTAAGTCCTCACAAGAATAGACTCTTATCACCTCTTCACTGTTCTGCACCAATGTCACTACATAACTCTCTGGTGAAACCACAGAGACAGTCCAAATGTTTTGAGTCTGGGAACCTCCAGTCTTCTGCTTCACAAAATGTGCTTCGGTCGCTGGACATTCGAAATATAACTGATTCTTCTTTCCCTAGGACTACTTGCTTTCGAGCTGTTAAAGTCGATTCACCTGGGAAAAGATCTGATATTATTTCTAAAGTTGAGGCTCGGGATATCACAGAAATGGCTAACAAGGCATCCAAAGAGCCTGTTGGTTGTGTAAATAATATAGGTTTTCTTGCTTCGCTGGCCCGGAGCGCAAGCAGAGACAGCTTGCAGAGCACACGTGGGGCAGGCAGGCTTCGAACCTCTGGAATTGGGCTGTTTACAAACCTCCAGCATTTTCAGGAAGAAAGCCTTAGGAAAAGTTCTCCCCAGTTAGAacctacagaattttttttagtaaGTATTTGCCTTTCAATATGTTCTACTAGTTATCCATGTAGTGATTCAACatatagtttgttttctgtttacacATTAAATAAAGAGGCCTAAGGTTGAATTCTTTTCATAACTTTCTCCTAAAATGTTTATCTAGTTTGTAGAAAATTTTTTTGAcagttgaattttaaataatgttttggtCCTAAATTGAGAACTATAATTTGAAAGTAGCTTTGTGTAAACAGtttatcatgtatttttaaatactaaatatttttattaatgtttttcctCAATAAGAACTTTTATTTGAGCCATCGAATTTTACTTTCTTATAGATAAAGAGTAAGTACAATATTGATGGATGGGACAATCAGGTTCCaagttaatttaattaaaaacagattaaataattttaaatgaaagctcagcagcatttttataataaaatataattatttcatgtttggtgatctttccttctattttccaTTAACTCACCTCTATAgatgttttgtgttttaattgtaGTCTGCCCGTGGTATTGGAATGAATGGAAATAATACAGCAGCAGGGAAAAGAGTAGGTAAGCAAcagataattttgaaaacaatataaGGCTAATGATCATAGTATTATGCATACTATGAATTTgaattttcaaagagaaattagaacattctctgtGGCATGTACAGAGTAAACTTTCCCTCAACTTTGTTCCACTTAAGAAAATGATTATGAGAACTGACTGTAGGACATATTTGAAGaatcaaacaaaaattgaaattgaGGTCTCTGTTGTCTGGGAGAAGATACGGTCTATGCGAAAAGGTAAGCTGCATGAACAATTGACATGTAGCTCGCAGCCCTCCCAGTCCCTGGCCACTCTAGAGCCATGCTGGGTGCTGGACGGGTTTTGAGGAAGTACCCTAGAAAGATGTTTCTTGAAGTCATCGTCCAATATCAAGGACAGTAGTAAGAGCTCCATTTGATGAACTGTTTTTTTCTGGATGAAAGAAAGGGACAGTCTCTTTGACTAGCCCTTTCCAAGGCATAGTCGCAGAAATGACTATATTCTTAGCACTCACTTATATCAATAACACCTTAAAGGTGCACTGGCCAGCCATAATTTCCTAAGAAGCCATTACTATCatcattttttgtgttttaatacCCAGACTAGAGATGGAAACTCTACCGAAGATGTACCACCTTTGTAGGCCCGAAGTTCTAAAGAATACATTATATATTGTGGTTGCCATGTTACTTTCATATCTTTAAAGAGATACCTAGGGTTTGTTTCCACTACTGTATAAGGCCCAAGGTTCTAAAGTCTTAATAtatccactttttaatttttttattgtgataaaacccacataacaaaatttaatatcgtaaccatttttaagtgtacaattgaATGACATTAAGTAATTAACATTTTTGGCCAACCAACACCACCATACAtgtccagaactcttttcatcttgaaaaacagaaactctgtacccattaaacattaactccgcatgcctccctctccccaggccttggcaaccactgttctattttctgtctctataattttaactactctaagtacctcatataagtgaaatcattcagtgtttgtcttttcatGCCTGGCTTACTTAGCATagtgttctcaaggttcatctatgttttagcatgtgtcaaaattcccatactttttaaagctgaataatattccattgtatgtatatacaacacTCTGCATACCTCTGCATCTATGGATGGAGACTTgtgttgcttccacattttaccTTTTGTGAATAATGTTATTACAGACACgagtatacaaatatctctttgagactctgattacaattcttttgggtatatacccagaagtggaattgctggttcatatggtaattctatttttaattttttgaggaactgccatactgttttccgtagtagCTGTACCAtgtcacattcccaccagcagtgtacaaggtttccaatttttctacattctcaccaatacttggtattttctgttttgttttgttttgttttgtttgatagtGGGCAtactaacaggtgtgaggtagtatcttattgtggttttgatttgcatttccctgatgattagtgaagttgagtaTCTCTTAATGTGCTTAACCATTTgcatatctttggagaaatatgtgTTCAAATCgcttgcccatttttgaatttgattgttttttgttgttgagttttaggtgACTCTATATATTGGATGTTAATTCcttatatatgatttgcaaatattttatcccattctgtaggttgcctttttactttgttgataATGTCTTGATGCAcaatagattttaattttcatgaagttcaatttgtctattttttcctttgttgcctGTGTCTGGTGTTGTGTTCAATAAATTGTTGCCATATCCAGTGACATGAAGCTTttcccatatattttattttaggagtcttatagttttaggtcttacattagGTCTTGCATACATTTGAATTAATGTTTATATATGGTGTAATGTAAGGGCCCAACGTTATCCTtttccatgtggatatccagttttcgaggcaccatttgttaaaaagactgtccttttccccatcaaatggtcttggcacccttgtcaaaatcaTTTGAttatatatgtgagggtttatttctgggtcctTAATTGTATTCCATTGATcagtatgtctgtctttatgccagtgccACAGTTTTGATTATTATAATGTATCTACTTttaatgttataattatttttctttgacacCTATTTAAATCTGTCCAGTCCTAACCCACAGCTCAGCCTCTTGGAAGTTTGTGTTGTACTTGTCGCATCTCTCTCAACTCTAATTCAGCCTGCagtgctttcttctcttctcGCTGCTTCTCTGAAACTGCCATTGCTGAGGTCACCAAAGATCTACATAATTTCAAATCCAGTGGATACTTCTGTATCCTTATCTTACTTGATTGTTATGGCCTTCTTcttgaaatagttttttttttcttttcctttctttctccctttttatttctttttttattctgggCTATtacatttttgtagatttttggttttgtttgtttttggtttttttaagcctcagttttctttttaacttgtttTACCAGTCCCTCTGCTTGTCCCCAGGTGTATACTCTTTTGATTGATTTCATTTAGGTCAAGTCATCAACTGCTACCTGCAGTGATGATTCTCCAAACTACAGCCATGTAACTTGctgctgttttctttcattaataacTGTATCATTCTGAATTACCTAGAAGAGTCTGTGAAAGTTTTGGCATAAGTTTTGTTTAATTGACTTAATCGAGTTCCTCCATTGGTCCTCTTTGCTTTTCACTGTAGGGTCTCCCTTGGAAATCTTATCCATCTTCATAGCTTTAGTTATCATTTTTAGGCAGATGATTACCAAACTTGCATCTTGAACACCGTTTAATACTTTGCTGCCTTATTCTGTTGGGTGAATTTTTATAGTTATTGTGTTAGATCAAATATCAGACCATATTTCCTAAATATTGGTCTAATTAGACCAATTAGACCAATATTTAGGAAATGCCAATCAAGTGAGTTAATCCAAATATCTTTACTTTCATTCTGAAAAGCAGCTGTTCGCATTGGCattattttattgactttttctttattcatatgtTCATTACACATTTGAGAGAAGGCTTCAGAGAGGAGTTGATGATTGATGATATCTTCTTACAGGATGAGTAGAGTTTTACTAGGTTGACAAGGTTACTGGAGCATTTTAGAAGAAGAGATTGCACATGTGAATGGGTCTGGCGCATCATTCAGGGTGGGTATGATGTGGCAAATGACAGAAAATGACTCTGGAAAGTTAGAAAGGTATCATATTGGACATGTGACCTTGAATGTCAATCCATGGAAGTTGAATTTTTTCCTGTTGGTAGTAGGGAACCTATATATTAGGGCTGGTTCCTAGCATGGAGTATATgactaataattttatatttctctggtTGGTAGAAGGATATATGGAAACCATTCTCATAGGAGAAGACTGTGGTTATGTTTCTGTGCCACCTTATTTCGGTCACTACTATGTTCTCTGTTTCTGCACATTCACAAGAGttcttgaataaaaaaaaaaagcttgggaaACATTGAATTAAGCACCCCCaagcaaagaaaaacatgaaaatatgacTACACTGAACTAAATTTTCGTCAACAGATTTTTCTTCTACTGTTGTTTAAGGAAGAATATCCTAAGCCTGAATTTCACAGATAATTGCAATTAGATGAGCTTCAGAGGATATCTGGTAGTATAtgcctttcctctgtgtcctgTGCAAATgcttgtcttatttttattatttaagaagagGAAAGTGTCCCATCACCTTTGTGAAATGTTCTTGATAACTCTAAGTGCACTTGAAGAAGAAAGTGCTTATTATTAACTTGAGTTGGTGCCTGGCCACCATTAGGAGTCATAAGTTAGTTTCCAGTTttaggcaatttttttttccagttttgggcgAGATCTTGGACTGTATTTTAGCCTAGTAATAAAGCATACTTAATTTTATTGGGCTTGTATATCCAGCACCCAGTTTGGGTTGTGGCAAAAGGCATAGTGCCAATTAATTGTAATTCCAACTTTTCGAACCCTTGAAGGATTTTCAGAGACTTTTAGCTGCCAGATGAACATTAAGCCCAGACCTCTCAAACCTTTTTCAGTAGTAGAGAATAGGTATCATCTGTATTGACACTCTACCATTTTTCTTCTCActtcttccctttgtttttgctttctttgtttgcCTCTTGTTTCTTGGCCTTTGGGTGCCACCACGCACTGTGTACTTATACTGTTAGTGTAACAAGTATGGATAGTGACATTGAGTCTCTCTGCTTACGAGTGGGGTTTGTTGGAATTCTACTCAGTTCTAAAAGCGTTTCACTTAGTATTTAAAGAAATTGATTTAATTCTTTCTCATATAATAGCAGGTGTGCtcttatttttaaggtaaaaaatcAAGTTGTTACAATAGCCCagaatttagtaaatattttctgaaaaggtAGTAGTACTGTGAAATCGAGCAGTGTACCTGTGAGTCACTATTGataatatgatattttatataaatataacatttaaatttttcagaaTGCTTTTTGTATGTGAGAACTGAGTTGACTTTAAACACTTAGAAACTTAGGGAGAAAAATACATGTCCTGTtatcataaaaatgaacaaattgaagTTTTGAAAGAATAACTTGCTTGTGGTTTGATGAATTTAGTTTCTATGGTATAATTAGGTCTAAAAGACCAGTTTCATGATATTCTTGTGCTCCTTCTTGGTGTGAAAGGACAGGGTgattataatacatattatattgtTCCTCAGAGGCCTCATAAATATGATTTTGAACCAGATATTCTTCTTGATTCTCCGCCAAAGTTCAGTATACTTTAAATGTACTGAGTGTCCTCAGAAATAATTAGAAAGGTGTTGGTATGTAAAAAATATAAGTCCTAAAAATATGTCTTAGTCAGTAGAAACCTAccacatcttaaaaaatataacagTTCTAGTGCATCTTTACTTGCAATTCTgtaaataattttagatataaaaaaagcactaattaattttttatggcTTAGAGGTTTGCTGTGGCAAGgatgtgtttaatgttttaataGTATTTCACATCTAGAATTTTATGTCTGTATTAATCAAGGTGTGCTTTCTCTAACAGGAGAATGTACTCATCACCTCCCACCCGTGAAAGCCCCTAttcaaacaaagaagaaaacaacaaagcattgttttctttgtggaaagaaaACTGGACTGGCTACTAGCTACGAATGCAGGCAGGTTGGCTAGCTGAAAAGCTGGGATGCTTTTTTTGTGGTGACCCAGTGTGGGGATACAAtacaaaatgttctttaaattgCCTATTCATAACATCATTAAGATGATGTTCAAATAGCAGACCCAGCTGAACTCCTTATTGGCTGAAGTAAAGAGCAAGTAGATAGCTTATGTGTTTCCAGTCATGAGATCCTCCCCTGCCCTTTAAAGTAGGATATATAAACCAATGGAAGTGTACTTTCTTTGTCTTATGATAGATATACTTGGTTTCTCTTTGACTGTGGCCTGGAAGAACCCCTCCTTCaagattctattttattttatttatttatttggccactcTGAGTGGCATGCAggatgcaggatcttaattccccaaccagggattgaacccttgccccctgcagtggaagtgtggagttctaaccactggaccaccagggaattctcgattctattttaaattaaacaaaaaaggaCTAAATTTAACATTAATGTACTATAAATTATGATTATATGGTACACTTTTCAAAACAGATGaataatatgtttataaaaataattttttcctaccCATAActatttctttcattagcattgCTAATATGCTCCGAGGATGGTGTCTGCCCTTAGGTTGAGGCCAGGCATTAAACAAAGCTGCTGCTTTTTAGAGTGTATTCTGTTCAAATGGAAACAGCTTATCTTGTTGCTAGAAGTACTTTAAAATCCTTTCATGGCATAGTTAggttttacataatttaattttcttatgagACTGAATTTCTCAGAAATTCAGAGTTCTCCCAGGTTTACTAGATATAAGAGGAAGTGGTAgatatatttattgctttttgcAGTTTTACTACTTCCTAGAGGTCAACAGCCTGTTTCACTCCAGAAGAGattctttattataaagtctCATATTCATAGACAATTAACCGGTTCTTTTTTTGGGGTGCTTGTGCTTGTTTATGAGTAGAAGGGAAATGTCAGCCCTGCAATTCTAAAGAGAACTAAAGGGCTCGTGATGGACTACGTGAAATCAAGCTTTGATCTCCCAGAGAGATGAGGTTCTTGTAGAAATGTGACTATTCACATAAACTTTTTTTGTGCTTTAGATGTGGAAACAACTTCTGTGCATCTCATCGCTATGCAGAAACTCACAGCTGCACCTATGATTACAAGAGTGCAGGGAGGAGATACTTACAGGAGGCAAATCCTGTGGTTAATGCACCAAAACTTCCAAAAATCTAACTCTTGCTCTGCACCTAAATGTTCTGCCCGAGGAATCGTATTACAATGACAGAAGAAATATTGTTTAGACTGCATTGTTTTTGTTCGACTCCAAAAGATTTGCCAAATAACAAAAGCATATAATGCATACTGTTGGAGAATGAGAATGCTACTGTATTTGACATCTTCATTCTTTGGTGgatca
This genomic window contains:
- the ZFAND4 gene encoding AN1-type zinc finger protein 4, producing the protein MFKADLVRTGIQLPTTYSRGIRKVKLMDNRKDPPFFNEDNVGPFYYRLPFYDTMELFIETLTGTCFELRVSRFEAVISVKAKIRRLEGIPICQQHLIWNNMELEDDYCLNDYNISEGCTLKLVLAMRGGPINTRRVPMEDPLREMAEYMDSSRDEVWEKASCNKQVTFLVYREGDQLNFFRVVDRGDGTLTPLSESLSGGSVYNLHTDEDEEIEPSPSGQQIIENSITMNKMKLLKAKMENMNLSKKPKKPVKVKPRPPVVPRPSSSSTPAACHRLLRVLPHIGQSCLPSSGNTYLPDSASNAISSLPALPPADISISSIASDFIKEDNNWESNTQSHSHSGFKLPPQIPPMEFENDKELADSVLHLGSSLPRQTKNFSGNLSSNNEDDTVLFPTSEECVTEESLLPEVGSFASFTEGNADEQSSGLEGTQKINPEFSLTNGDKGLKATEQHLKHVARVLSGESVETAVLDHRELSPHKNRLLSPLHCSAPMSLHNSLVKPQRQSKCFESGNLQSSASQNVLRSLDIRNITDSSFPRTTCFRAVKVDSPGKRSDIISKVEARDITEMANKASKEPVGCVNNIGFLASLARSASRDSLQSTRGAGRLRTSGIGLFTNLQHFQEESLRKSSPQLEPTEFFLSARGIGMNGNNTAAGKRVGECTHHLPPVKAPIQTKKKTTKHCFLCGKKTGLATSYECRCGNNFCASHRYAETHSCTYDYKSAGRRYLQEANPVVNAPKLPKI